A single Amphiura filiformis chromosome 19, Afil_fr2py, whole genome shotgun sequence DNA region contains:
- the LOC140140867 gene encoding uncharacterized protein, with translation MEYANHFRPLMCRYCNKLFSDCNFYLTHLQRHGNKVHTYWYRSNGQVRVKPVKTVKLYCTPHFKFGLESLALAPAIGEQKCQYCNKNFTMPNQRIQHERIHTKKKRYRYCNKSFSQAGNRTVHERIHTKEKPYQFKYFDKTFSYTSNKTKHERIHTKEKPFKCKYCDKGFSQTGHRNVHERIHTKEKPYQCKYCDKTFPYTSNRSQHERIHTKEKPIKCKYCDKNFSNTSNKTKHERIHTKEKPYQCKYCNKSFSYTSNKTTHERIHTKEKPYQCKHCDKSFTHASDKTKHERIHTKEKPYQCKHCDKSFSNASHKNRHERIHTKEKPYQCKHCDKNFSDVSNKTTHERIHTKEKPYQCKHCDKSFTHASDKTKHERIHTKEKPYQCKHCDKSFSNASHKNRHERIHTKEKPYQCTCKHCDKNFSDVSNKTTHERIHIK, from the coding sequence ATGGAGTATGCAAATCATTTCAGACCTTTGATGTGCAGGTACTGTAACAAATTATTCAGTGACTGCAATTTCTATCTTACTCATCTGCAAAGACATGGAAATAAAGTGCACACTTACTGGTACAGATCTAATGGTCAAGTTCGTGTAAAGCCTGTGAAAACAGTGAAATTATATTGTACCCCTCATTTTAAATTTGGTTTGGAGAGTTTAGCATTAGCACCTGCAATCGGGGAACAGaaatgccaatattgcaacaagaaTTTCACCATGCCAAATCAAAGGATACAGCACGAGAGGATTCATACCAAAAAGAAACGATAtagatattgcaacaagagtttctcacaggcaggtaacaggactgtacatgaaaggattcataccaaagagaaaccatatcaatttaaatattttgacAAGACTTTCTCATACACAAGTAACAAaactaaacatgaaaggattcataccaaagagaaaccattcaaatgtaaatattgtgacaaaGGTTTTTCACAGACAGGTCACAGGaatgtacatgaaaggattcataccaaagagaaaccatatcaatgtaaatattgtgacaagACTTTCCCATACACAAGTAATAGATCTCAACATGAAaggatccataccaaagagaaaccaatcaaatgtaaatattgtgacaagAATTTCTCAAACACAAGTAACAAAACTAAACATGAAaggatccataccaaagagaagccttaccaatgtaaatattgtaacaaGAGTTTCTCCTATACAAGTAACAAAACTACACATGAAaggatccataccaaagagaaaccataccagtgTAAACATTGTGACAAGAGCTTTACACATGCAAGTGACAAaactaaacatgaaaggattcataccaaagagaaaccatatcaatgtaaacATTGTGACAAGAGTTTCTCAAATGCAAGTCACAAAAACCGACATGAAaggatccataccaaagagaagccataccaGTGTAAACATTGTGACAAGAATTTTTCCGATGTAAGTAACAAAACTACACATGAAAgaatccataccaaagagaaaccataccagtgTAAACATTGTGACAAGAGCTTCACACATGCAAGTGACAAaactaaacatgaaaggattcataccaaagagaaaccatatcaatgtaaacATTGTGACAAGAGTTTCTCAAATGCAAGTCACAAAAaccgacatgaaaggattcataccaaagagaagccataccaGTGTACGTGTAAACATTGTGACAAGAATTTTTCCGATGTAAGTAACAAAACTACACATGAAAGAATCCATATCAAATAG
- the LOC140140361 gene encoding uncharacterized protein, whose product MEKTNLQTGELITKEAVFTSTTDVNLEATDLDELYKRWSERILENIATFQNSGSGWVFKSIVDLSIHTVKYKPMSGSSYIPTPKYLAKKKAIINLKNEDNQCSKWSTTRALNPTDDNPNRVDNNLIEQAEELNWDGIPFPTSPKDFAKFERNNPTISVNVLGYAEKNSSKRLYKKNEVYPLRVGASNRKHEVILLLISGKNKDGHDTQHYCVIKSMSRLMSSRESKNGHARYYCMRCLTSYISKQKLVKHKELCQNNETVKIEMPDPEKDSSQYFKHHFKSQNVPFVVYADFESCPEPIQTCQPEVSQKTTKYQKHEPSGFCYYIKCFDDSVYTQEPVIFTKESEDQDVAQIFVETLEQNIKEIHQQFKFQKEMIFGEQEREIFKKSTHCHICKDPLTPDDKDNYNVRDHCHYKGTFRGAAHNICNMKYRKPNFFPVIFHNLAGYDAHLFIKNLGKTEGEIDCIPSNEEKYISFTKKILVDTFTNKEGKEVDVKRDLRFIDSFKFMAAGLGKLVENLTGYEDAIKTFVGGKFDTVKDYKKAYRKRTGKSLTHQDYCHLLRKNNCKNLQQYYEDEQLQLLLRKGVYPYDHVNSLEKLQETSLPPKDTFYSKLNEEHISDEDYEHAQKVWNTFEMKTMREYHDLYLKSDVLLLADVFESFRKLCLKNYKLDPCWYYTAPGLSYDAMLKTTGVKLELLVDYDMAMMTEKGIRGGVSMISTRYSEANNKYMGSDYDPSKPSKYIQYLDNNNLYGWAMSQPLPTGGFEWMTPKQLDSWDEIPCILEVDLEYPKKLHDLHNDYPLAPERVTVNRVEKLIPNLGDKEKYVIHHTALKQCLDLGLKLTKIHRGITFNESPFMKKYIDLNTELRKNANSEFEKDFFKLMNNAVFGKTMENIRNRVLIHLVNSEHKAIKLAAKPNYERNTIFDENLIAVHMKKIKLYFNKPIYLGMSILDISKTMMYDFHYNYIKKKYGNKAKLCLTDTDSLLYEIETKDFYEDIAQDVDRYFDTSNYPADHPSEFRRERTKSSRHVQGRSRRKADSGICWTESKVVLFQNARGKRGKEV is encoded by the coding sequence ATGGAAAAGACGAATCTCCAAACGGGAGAACTTATCACCAAAGAAGCCGTATTTACCTCCACTACGGATGTTAATCTGGAGGCAACTGATCTTGATGAATTATACAAAAGGTGGTCTGAAAGAATTTTGGAAAACATTGCGACATTTCAAAACAGCGGAAGCGGATGGGTATTCAAATCGATCGTAGACTTGAGCATTCACACAGTTAAATACAAACCGATGAGTGGTTCGTCATACATTCCGACTCCAAAATATCTAGCCAAAAAGAAAGCGATCATCAATCTTAAAAATGAGGACAACCAATGCTCCAAGTGGTCTACCACTCGAGCCCTCAATCCAACTGACGATAATCCAAATCGGGTAGACAACAATCTTATAGAACAAGCCGAAGAGCTCAACTGGGATGGTATCCCCTTTCCAACCTCCCCTAAAGATTTTGCCAAGTTTGAAAGGAACAATCCTACAATTTCCGTTAATGTCTTGGGATACGCCGAAAAAAATTCATCCAAGAGGTTGTACAAAAAAAATGAAGTCTACCCGCTGAGAGTAGGTGCTAGCAATCGAAAACACGAAGTTAttcttcttttaatttcgggCAAAAATAAGGATGGCCATGACACCCAACATTACTGCGTCATCAAGAGTATGAGCAGACTAATGTCGTCACGAGAGAGTAAAAATGGTCATGCTAGATATTATTGTATGCGATGTCTCACGTCCTATATCTCCAAACAAAAATTGGTGAAACATAAAGAGCTATGTCAAAATAATGAAACCGTGAAAATTGAAATGCCGGATCCAGAGAAGGATTCATCTCAgtattttaaacatcatttcAAGTCTCAGAACGTCCCCTTTGTCGTGTACGCCGACTTTGAATCTTGTCCAGAACCGATTCAAACCTGCCAACCGGAAGTTTCTCAGAAGACGACGAAATACCAAAAGCACGAACCATCGGGCTTTTGCTATTATATCAAGTGTTTCGATGACTCGGTGTACACTCAAGAACCAGTGATCTTCACCAAGGAATCCGAGGACCAAGATGTGGCTCAGATTTTTGTGGAAACTCTAGAGCAAAACATCAAAGAGATCCATCAACAATTCAAGTTCCAAAAGGAGATGATCTTTGGGGAGCAAGAGCGAGAGATCTTCAAAAAATCCACCCACTGCCACATCTGTAAGGATCCACTGACTCCCGATGATAAAGATAATTACAACGTCAGAGACCACTGTCACTATAAGGGAACCTTTAGAGGAGCTGCCCACAATATCTGCAATATGAAATATAGGAAACCAAATTTCTTTCCCGTGATTTTCCATAATCTAGCCGGATATGACGCTCATCTGTTCATCAAGAATCTTGGCAAGACCGAGGGAGAGATCGACTGTATTCCTTCCAACGAAGAGAAGTACATCTCATTCACCAAGAAGATATTGGTTGACACCTTTACCAATAAGGAAGGAAAAGAAGTCGATGTCAAGCGTGATCTCAGATTTATCGACAGCTTCAAATTTATGGCTGCTGGACTTGGCAAACTAGTCGAAAATTTAACAGGGTATGAAGATGCGATCAAAACCTTTGTTGGAGGAAAGTTTGACACCGTCAAAGATTATAAGAAAGCTTATCGAAAACGGACTGGAAAGAGTCTTACGCATCAAGATTATTGTCATTTGTTGCGAAAGAACAATTGTAAAAATCTTCAGCAGTATTATGAAGATGAACAACTTCAGCTGCTCTTGAGAAAAGGGGTGTATCCGTACGATCACGTCAACTCTTTGGAAAAACTCCAGGAGACTAGTCTTCCACCCAAAGACACCTTCTACTCCAAACTCAACGAAGAACACATTTCCGATGAGGATTATGAACACGCTCAAAAGGTGTGGAATACCTTCGAGATGAAAACCATGAGGGAGTACCACGATTTGTATCTCAAGTCGGACGTTCTTCTTCTAGCGGATGTTTTTGAGAGTTTTAGGAAACTATGcttgaaaaattacaaattagATCCTTGTTGGTACTACACAGCTCCTGGACTTTCCTACGACGCCATGCTGAAAACGACGGGTGTAAAATTGGAACTCCTCGTGGATTATGACATGGCTATGATGACCGAAAAAGGGATCAGAGGTGGGGTTTCCATGATATCAACCAGATATTCAGAAGCAAATAACAAATACATGGGATCCGATTACGATCCGAGCAAGCCCTCCAAGTATATCCAATACCTCGACAATAATAACCTTTATGGCTGGGCGATGAGTCAACCATTGCCAACCGGAGGTTTTGAGTGGATGACTCCGAAACAGCTAGACTCTTGGGATGAAATCCCATGCATTCTTGAAGTGGATCTGGAATACCCTAAGAAGCTACACGACCTCCATAACGACTATCCCCTAGCTCCTGAGAGAGTCACCGTAAACAGGGTGGAAAAACTCATTCCAAATCTTGGAGATAAGGAAAAGTACGTCATTCACCACACGGCTTTGAAACAATGTCTAGACCTTGGACTCAAATTAACCAAGATTCACAGAGGAATCACATTTAATGAGAGTCCCTTTATGAAAAAGTACATCGATCTGAATACCGAGCTTCGCAAAAATGCAAACTCGGAGTTTGAAAAggattttttcaaactgatgaaTAACGCGGTTTTTGGCAAAACTATGGAAAACATCAGAAATCGCGTATTGATCCATCTCGTGAATTCGGAACACAAAGCCATCAAATTAGCCGCGAAACCCAACTACGAGCGAAACACaatctttgatgaaaatcttaTAGCGGTTCACATGAAGAAAATCAAACTGTACTTCAACAAGCCGATATATCTCGGAATGAGTATCCTGGATATCTCAAAGACAATGATGTACGACTTTCACTACAATTACATCAAAAAAAAGTACGGAAACAAAGCGAAGCTCTGTCTGACAGACACGGACTCGCTACTTTATGAAATCGAGACCAAAGATTTCTACGAGGATATCGCTCAAGACGTGGACCGCTACTTTGATACTTCCAACTACCCAGCTGATCATCCGTCGGAATTCCGACGGGAAAGAACAAAAAGTTCCCGGCATGTTCAAGGACGAAGCCGGAGGAAAGCAGATAGTGGAATTTGTTGGACTGAGAGCAAAGTTGTACTCTTTCAGAATGCACGAGGGAAACGAGGAAAAGAGGTGTAA